From Selenomonas ruminantium AC2024, a single genomic window includes:
- a CDS encoding F0F1 ATP synthase subunit epsilon, whose translation MATIQLEIVSPDKVVYAEDISMLIVRSTGGELGILPKHAPLVTGLLPHAMRVRLNGSDRDEQLIAVSGGFMEVTPEKITVLATAAEQPIDIDINRAQRAMDRAKERIAAFHQGGDEARNIDIERAQLALRRALARLRATGAEIENLK comes from the coding sequence ATGGCTACGATCCAGCTAGAGATTGTCTCCCCGGATAAAGTGGTTTATGCCGAGGACATCAGCATGCTTATCGTCCGTTCCACGGGTGGTGAGCTGGGTATCCTCCCCAAACACGCTCCTCTGGTAACGGGGCTTTTGCCTCATGCCATGCGCGTGCGTCTCAATGGTTCCGACAGGGACGAACAGCTTATCGCTGTGTCCGGCGGCTTCATGGAAGTCACTCCGGAAAAAATTACGGTGCTGGCTACGGCAGCTGAACAGCCGATTGATATCGATATCAATCGTGCCCAGCGTGCCATGGACCGCGCCAAAGAGCGTATCGCTGCTTTCCATCAGGGAGGCGACGAGGCCAGAAATATCGATATCGAACGTGCCCAGCTGGCCCTGCGGCGTGCACTCGCCCGCCTGCGTGCTACGGGAGCGGAAATCGAGAATCTGAAATAA
- a CDS encoding putative bifunctional diguanylate cyclase/phosphodiesterase, with product MERSGITALVNRIIREYYEFGNTTDMRDLLTDDVIAFGVISQYYVQGREPVLNFLADSYRKVEGVHVKKMACNEIETDQGITVRAAVELTSRNRRHSTHRLMIMFRKEADTYRICGINVQRGFASFLYNLNYDRLTNLYNKKAFCRRVNEVLAQYPDTEFEIMRFNIARFKVINDLFGEETGDKLLRYVSQFLTSIQLEPCVYGRLYADNFLLCYPTAGNLREHLIHSLQMLAVSFALDYRIDFYFGVYTVKERDLSVTTMLDRAAMGLFKASRNGIIVCGEYDDDMRENMVSEQVIVNNMNGSLERDEFIVYLQPKYNLNTEKVVGAEALVRWIHPQLGFVSPAKFVPIFEQNGFIYQLDKYVWEKTCQMLREDIDAGRPVMPVSINVSRVDFYSPNLVQVFEDLTAKYNLDPRLLELELTESAYVENPQQIIEITSQLQAKGFVILMDDFGSGYSSLNMLKDLPVDILKIDLRFLSDSQGVENGRADNILNSVVRMAKRLDVPVIAEGVETQKQVDFLRTIGCEYAQGYFFAEPVPLDEYRNLIQGDLVVEQKVPRYAEKNTEAVLTLSSQLHKLMEELRQVAPDKIAAIEKKMKEEAAALW from the coding sequence ATGGAGCGTAGCGGAATTACAGCCTTGGTAAATCGGATAATCCGAGAATATTATGAATTTGGCAATACGACAGACATGCGTGACTTGCTGACGGATGATGTAATCGCCTTTGGCGTGATTTCTCAATACTATGTTCAGGGACGGGAGCCGGTGCTGAACTTTTTGGCGGACAGCTACAGGAAAGTGGAAGGCGTCCATGTAAAAAAGATGGCCTGCAACGAGATTGAAACCGACCAGGGAATCACGGTACGGGCGGCCGTGGAACTTACGTCCCGTAATCGCAGGCACAGTACCCATCGTCTTATGATTATGTTCCGCAAGGAGGCGGACACTTACCGGATTTGCGGTATCAATGTGCAGCGGGGCTTTGCCAGCTTTCTCTACAATCTGAATTACGACAGGCTGACCAATTTGTACAATAAAAAGGCTTTTTGCCGGCGGGTAAATGAAGTGTTGGCGCAGTATCCCGACACGGAATTTGAAATCATGCGCTTTAACATTGCCCGTTTCAAAGTGATAAATGACCTGTTCGGTGAGGAAACAGGGGACAAGCTGCTGCGGTATGTTTCCCAGTTTCTGACCAGCATTCAGCTGGAGCCCTGCGTCTATGGCAGGCTATATGCGGACAATTTCCTGCTGTGCTATCCGACGGCGGGAAATCTGCGGGAGCATCTCATTCATTCCCTGCAGATGCTGGCCGTGTCCTTTGCCCTTGATTACCGTATCGATTTCTACTTTGGGGTTTATACGGTGAAGGAACGGGATTTGTCTGTTACCACCATGTTGGACCGGGCGGCCATGGGGCTGTTCAAGGCTTCGCGCAATGGCATTATTGTCTGCGGTGAGTATGATGATGACATGCGGGAGAACATGGTCAGTGAGCAGGTCATTGTGAATAATATGAACGGCAGTTTGGAGCGGGACGAATTTATCGTCTACCTGCAGCCAAAGTACAATTTGAACACGGAGAAAGTGGTGGGGGCAGAAGCTCTGGTGCGTTGGATTCATCCCCAGCTCGGTTTCGTTTCTCCGGCCAAGTTCGTGCCCATCTTTGAACAGAACGGTTTTATCTATCAGCTGGATAAATATGTCTGGGAGAAAACCTGTCAGATGCTGCGGGAGGATATTGATGCGGGGCGGCCGGTTATGCCGGTGTCCATCAATGTGTCCCGGGTGGATTTTTACAGTCCGAATCTCGTGCAGGTCTTTGAGGATTTGACGGCAAAGTATAATCTTGACCCGCGGCTGTTGGAACTGGAATTGACCGAGAGCGCCTATGTGGAAAATCCCCAGCAGATTATTGAGATAACGAGCCAGCTACAGGCCAAAGGTTTTGTCATTCTGATGGATGATTTTGGCAGCGGTTATTCCTCGCTGAATATGCTGAAGGATTTGCCTGTGGATATCCTGAAAATCGACCTGCGGTTCCTGTCGGATTCTCAGGGCGTGGAAAATGGCCGGGCTGACAATATCCTAAATTCGGTGGTGCGCATGGCCAAGCGGCTGGATGTACCGGTCATTGCCGAGGGAGTGGAAACCCAGAAGCAGGTGGATTTCCTGCGAACCATCGGTTGCGAGTATGCCCAGGGGTATTTCTTCGCAGAGCCGGTGCCGCTCGATGAATACCGGAATCTTATTCAGGGCGATTTGGTGGTGGAACAGAAGGTACCCAGGTACGCGGAGAAAAATACCGAGGCGGTGCTGACCCTGTCCAGCCAGCTGCATAAGCTGATGGAAGAATTGCGTCAGGTAGCGCCGGATAAAATAGCTGCCATTGAAAAAAAGATGAAAGAAGAAGCCGCTGCTCTTTGGTGA
- a CDS encoding NADH-dependent [FeFe] hydrogenase, group A6, giving the protein MNESQEMVKLTINNIPIEVPKGTKIMQAAKVLGIDIPHLCYHEDQRIKAHCRLCSVEVTGKKRLLAACSTEVWEGMDVHTDTQIVRDTQVSILQLMLANHHKDCLSCPRNQNCDLQRLCSRFNILKSNLPSVVKEVPRIETNPSIVRDPSKCIRCGRCIRACKDVQGIAALTYAGRSSDIVVTTAFNKPMEETDCILCGQCSLVCPTGAIVEKDDTQKVLDALQDNTKHVIVQVAPSVRVALGDAFGLEPGAIVTGQMVTALKLLGFDKVFDTNFGADLTIMEEGHEFLHRLNNGGVLPMMTSCSPGWVNYMEKHFPTCINHLSSAKSPMSMFGAIAKTYYAKQAGLKPQEIVTVSIMPCTAKKFEASRPEMGRDGYRDVDVVLTTRELIKLIKYVGLSIGQLPENDFDSPLGLSTGAGAIFGATGGVMEAALRTVYEKVTGKTLEKLEFMDVRGFEGIKEATVHLPGRDVHIAVAHTLKNARLIMEQVKKGTSPYDFIEIMACPGGCIGGGGQPIGTTNAIRKKRMAALYEIDKALPIRKSHENPDIQTLYQNFLGEPLGEKAHELLHTHYHQVDKPYTFN; this is encoded by the coding sequence ATGAACGAAAGCCAGGAAATGGTAAAACTCACCATTAACAATATTCCCATCGAAGTGCCCAAGGGCACCAAAATCATGCAGGCTGCGAAAGTTCTCGGCATTGACATTCCACACCTCTGCTACCATGAGGACCAGCGCATCAAGGCGCACTGCCGCCTGTGCTCCGTGGAAGTCACCGGCAAAAAGCGCCTGCTGGCCGCCTGCTCCACCGAAGTCTGGGAGGGTATGGATGTCCATACGGACACGCAGATTGTCCGTGACACGCAGGTGTCCATCCTCCAGCTCATGCTGGCTAACCATCACAAAGACTGCCTGAGCTGCCCCCGCAACCAGAACTGCGATTTGCAGCGCCTTTGCAGCCGCTTCAACATTTTGAAATCCAATCTGCCCAGCGTGGTAAAGGAAGTGCCCCGCATTGAAACCAATCCGTCCATCGTCCGTGACCCGTCCAAATGCATCCGCTGCGGCCGCTGCATCCGGGCCTGCAAGGACGTGCAGGGAATTGCCGCACTCACCTACGCCGGACGCAGCAGCGATATCGTGGTGACCACGGCCTTCAACAAGCCCATGGAAGAAACCGACTGCATCCTCTGCGGCCAGTGCAGCCTCGTCTGTCCCACCGGCGCCATCGTGGAAAAGGACGATACCCAGAAGGTGCTGGACGCTTTGCAGGATAATACCAAGCACGTTATCGTACAGGTTGCTCCTTCCGTGCGCGTAGCTCTTGGCGATGCCTTTGGCCTGGAACCAGGCGCCATCGTCACGGGACAGATGGTTACGGCCTTGAAGCTCTTAGGCTTTGACAAGGTCTTTGACACCAACTTCGGCGCCGACCTCACCATTATGGAGGAGGGCCATGAGTTCCTGCACCGCCTCAATAACGGTGGCGTGCTGCCTATGATGACCTCCTGCAGCCCGGGCTGGGTCAACTACATGGAAAAACACTTCCCCACCTGCATCAACCACCTGTCCTCGGCCAAGTCCCCCATGAGCATGTTCGGCGCCATTGCCAAAACCTATTACGCCAAGCAGGCTGGACTCAAGCCGCAGGAAATCGTCACCGTATCCATCATGCCCTGCACGGCGAAAAAATTTGAAGCCTCCCGCCCGGAAATGGGACGCGACGGCTATCGGGATGTGGATGTGGTGCTCACCACCCGCGAGCTTATCAAACTCATCAAATACGTGGGCCTGTCCATCGGCCAGCTGCCGGAAAATGATTTCGACAGCCCCTTAGGCCTGTCTACCGGTGCAGGGGCCATCTTCGGCGCCACCGGCGGCGTAATGGAAGCAGCCCTTAGAACCGTCTACGAAAAAGTTACGGGCAAGACCCTCGAAAAACTTGAATTCATGGATGTGCGCGGCTTTGAAGGCATCAAAGAAGCCACGGTACACCTCCCCGGCCGGGATGTGCACATTGCCGTTGCTCATACGCTCAAAAATGCCCGTCTCATCATGGAACAGGTCAAGAAAGGTACAAGCCCTTACGACTTTATCGAAATCATGGCCTGCCCTGGCGGCTGCATCGGCGGTGGCGGCCAGCCCATCGGTACCACCAACGCCATTCGCAAGAAGCGCATGGCCGCCCTTTACGAAATCGACAAGGCCCTGCCCATCCGCAAATCCCACGAAAACCCAGATATCCAGACCCTTTACCAGAATTTCCTGGGCGAGCCCTTAGGTGAAAAAGCCCACGAACTGCTGCATACCCACTATCATCAGGTGGATAAGCCGTACACCTTCAACTAA
- the atpG gene encoding ATP synthase F1 subunit gamma — MASLQDIRHRIKSVKSTKQITSAMNMVATSRLRHAKEAALANKPYAEKVVQVVQQIAATAGNDFSHPLLEKHEDGKKLILLVTSDKGLAGAYSANACKAAEALVEDKKNTPLVIVGRKGTSHFKNRGYDVVKSVIGVSERPSFDLAKKLADDLVERFKTGEIREVQMVYTKFISAINCEPQVLKLLPFEAEEGTEGPVTEYIYEPDAATVLGSLLPQYLYTTIYAALLQSAASELSSRMNAMSNATDNAEELISKLDLYYNKVRQAGITNEITEIVGGAEALK, encoded by the coding sequence TTGGCTAGTTTACAGGACATCCGCCATCGCATTAAGAGCGTAAAGAGTACCAAGCAGATAACCAGTGCCATGAACATGGTGGCGACCTCGCGTCTCCGTCATGCCAAAGAGGCAGCACTTGCCAATAAGCCTTATGCAGAAAAGGTCGTGCAGGTGGTACAGCAGATTGCTGCTACCGCAGGAAATGATTTTTCTCATCCCCTGCTCGAAAAGCATGAGGACGGCAAAAAGCTCATTTTGCTTGTCACCAGTGACAAGGGCCTGGCCGGTGCTTATTCCGCCAATGCCTGCAAGGCAGCGGAAGCATTGGTCGAGGACAAGAAAAATACCCCGCTGGTCATTGTCGGCCGCAAGGGTACCAGCCACTTCAAGAATCGTGGTTATGATGTGGTAAAGAGCGTTATCGGCGTCAGCGAACGCCCCAGCTTTGACCTGGCTAAGAAACTGGCCGACGATTTGGTGGAACGCTTCAAGACCGGAGAAATCCGGGAAGTGCAGATGGTTTATACGAAGTTTATTTCGGCGATTAACTGTGAGCCGCAGGTGTTAAAGCTCCTGCCCTTTGAGGCAGAAGAAGGCACGGAAGGTCCGGTTACCGAATACATCTATGAACCGGATGCTGCCACGGTACTCGGAAGTTTGCTTCCGCAGTATCTTTACACCACCATCTATGCAGCGCTCCTGCAGTCTGCGGCAAGCGAACTTAGCTCCCGCATGAACGCCATGAGCAATGCAACGGACAACGCAGAAGAGCTTATCAGCAAACTGGACCTCTACTACAACAAGGTACGTCAGGCAGGTATCACCAACGAAATCACCGAGATTGTTGGCGGTGCCGAAGCTCTGAAATAA
- the atpD gene encoding F0F1 ATP synthase subunit beta gives MAKGKVVQVIGPVVDIEFPAGELPEILNAITIKGKAGEVDIDLVVEVMQHLGDSVTRCIAMSSTDGLTRGMDAEDTGAPISVPVGEGTLGRIFNVLGQTVDKDPTPVNAAEYWPIHRPAPEFEDQETSAQVLETGIKVVDLIAPYARGGKIGLFGGAGVGKTVLIMELIHNIATEHGGYSVFAGVGERTREGNDLWGEMKESGVIGKTALVYGQMNEPPGARMRVGLTGLTMAEYFRDVQHQDVLLFIDNIFRFIQAGSEVSALLGRMPSAVGYQPTLTTDIGALQERITSTKEGSITSVQAVYVPADDLTDPAPAGTFTHLDATTVLSRQIAELGIYPAVDPLDSTSRILNAEVLGEEHYQVARGVQAVLQKYKELQDIIAILGMEELSDEDKLTVSRARKIQRFLSQPFFVAEVFTGSPGKYVPLKETVRGFKEILEGKYDDLPEAAFYMVGNIDEAVEKAKTLEKEG, from the coding sequence TTGGCAAAAGGTAAAGTCGTACAGGTTATCGGACCTGTCGTAGATATTGAATTCCCGGCTGGCGAACTGCCGGAAATACTGAATGCAATCACCATCAAGGGCAAAGCCGGTGAAGTGGACATCGACCTCGTGGTTGAAGTTATGCAGCACCTCGGCGACAGCGTAACCCGCTGCATCGCCATGAGCTCTACCGATGGTCTCACCCGCGGGATGGACGCCGAAGATACCGGCGCGCCGATCAGTGTTCCCGTTGGTGAAGGTACTCTGGGCCGTATCTTCAACGTACTGGGCCAGACTGTGGATAAGGACCCCACTCCGGTCAACGCCGCTGAGTATTGGCCGATTCATCGTCCTGCTCCGGAATTTGAAGATCAGGAAACCAGTGCACAGGTACTCGAAACGGGCATCAAGGTCGTTGACCTTATCGCACCGTACGCCCGCGGCGGTAAAATCGGCCTCTTCGGCGGTGCCGGCGTAGGTAAGACAGTACTTATCATGGAACTTATCCATAACATCGCTACCGAGCACGGCGGTTACTCCGTATTCGCCGGCGTAGGTGAACGTACCCGTGAAGGTAATGACCTTTGGGGCGAAATGAAGGAATCCGGGGTTATCGGCAAGACCGCACTCGTTTACGGTCAGATGAACGAACCTCCCGGAGCTCGTATGCGTGTAGGTCTGACGGGCCTCACCATGGCAGAATACTTCCGTGATGTTCAGCATCAGGACGTGCTGCTCTTCATTGATAACATCTTCCGTTTCATTCAGGCAGGCTCGGAAGTATCCGCACTGCTCGGCCGTATGCCGTCTGCAGTAGGTTATCAGCCGACCCTGACCACCGATATCGGTGCACTGCAGGAACGTATTACGTCCACCAAGGAAGGTTCCATCACCTCCGTACAGGCCGTATACGTGCCCGCCGATGACTTGACTGACCCGGCACCGGCTGGTACATTTACCCACCTCGATGCAACGACGGTACTTTCCCGTCAGATTGCCGAGCTCGGTATTTACCCCGCCGTTGACCCGCTCGATTCCACCAGCCGTATCCTCAATGCCGAAGTTCTCGGTGAGGAACACTATCAGGTGGCCCGTGGCGTGCAGGCCGTGCTCCAGAAGTACAAGGAACTGCAGGACATCATCGCCATCCTGGGTATGGAAGAACTGTCCGACGAGGATAAGCTCACCGTATCCCGTGCGCGTAAGATTCAGCGTTTCCTGTCTCAGCCGTTCTTCGTAGCAGAAGTATTCACCGGTTCTCCGGGTAAATATGTACCGCTCAAAGAAACGGTGCGCGGCTTCAAGGAAATCCTTGAAGGTAAATACGATGACCTGCCGGAAGCTGCCTTCTATATGGTCGGCAACATTGACGAAGCTGTGGAGAAAGCAAAGACCTTGGAAAAGGAGGGATAA
- a CDS encoding alanine/glycine:cation symporter family protein, with protein MYELISSICAVFQNLADLVWGFPTNIEWYAQLPIIGELPLVIILLVGTGIYFTLQLGFVQVKYFRYGLNTLIHSQKTEQGISPLASFLLSTAMRVGPGNILGVTGAVSTGGPGALFWMWFSAFFGMATAFVESTLSQIYKVKQGDEYVGGLPCYGRKLLGGAAIIGGTLSLLYIVYALLCIPAQGFNTISAMTAITQNITGMELAADSTLVWIFFLLLMGVTTFSIFGGLRRITKITDVLVPIMAVIYVAAVMIMVALNLDRLPWFFYVVVTEAFHPEPIFGGALGIALSQGIKRGLMSNEAGQGTLSMPAAVSHAKHPCDQGIIQAIGVFLDTMVICTLTGFVLIMGQAWMGNGSAAWMELGRLEKFLASCAQLLGSGTGYGLATLVISICFGIFAFTCLLGFLSFSEICARQISHNKMFIASVRLVNLTVLAFGMVTNIAGFDLSALWNLSDFANIVMVCCNLPLLYLGFGQVKKAFANFEDNNEEFNSETFGTPVPVWDECTASSAFHVIKDAQS; from the coding sequence ATGTATGAATTAATCAGCAGTATATGTGCTGTCTTCCAAAATCTTGCCGATTTGGTCTGGGGGTTCCCCACCAATATAGAATGGTACGCCCAGCTCCCCATTATCGGCGAATTGCCGTTGGTCATCATCCTCTTGGTGGGGACTGGCATTTATTTCACCTTGCAGCTGGGCTTTGTGCAGGTCAAATATTTCCGTTATGGCCTGAACACCCTGATACACAGCCAAAAGACGGAGCAGGGCATCAGCCCTCTGGCCTCGTTCCTTCTCTCTACAGCTATGCGCGTGGGGCCCGGAAATATTTTGGGCGTGACGGGCGCAGTTTCCACCGGCGGCCCCGGCGCCTTGTTCTGGATGTGGTTCTCCGCCTTCTTCGGCATGGCCACGGCTTTTGTCGAATCCACGCTCTCGCAGATTTACAAGGTCAAGCAGGGGGATGAATATGTCGGCGGTCTGCCCTGCTATGGACGGAAACTTTTGGGTGGTGCAGCCATCATCGGCGGGACTTTGAGCCTGCTGTACATTGTCTATGCCCTGCTCTGCATTCCGGCTCAGGGCTTCAATACCATATCGGCCATGACAGCCATCACGCAGAATATAACGGGCATGGAGCTGGCTGCTGACAGCACGCTTGTCTGGATTTTCTTCCTGCTGCTGATGGGGGTGACCACGTTCTCCATCTTCGGCGGACTGCGCCGCATTACCAAAATCACCGATGTACTCGTCCCCATCATGGCCGTTATCTATGTGGCCGCCGTTATGATTATGGTCGCTCTGAACCTTGACCGCCTGCCCTGGTTCTTCTATGTGGTTGTAACCGAAGCCTTCCATCCCGAGCCAATTTTCGGCGGTGCTTTGGGTATTGCCCTCTCACAGGGTATCAAACGCGGCCTCATGAGCAACGAGGCCGGACAGGGCACGCTGTCCATGCCCGCTGCAGTCTCCCATGCCAAACATCCCTGCGATCAGGGCATCATTCAGGCCATCGGCGTCTTCCTCGACACCATGGTCATCTGCACGCTGACGGGTTTCGTCCTCATCATGGGACAGGCCTGGATGGGCAATGGCTCTGCGGCCTGGATGGAACTGGGCCGTCTGGAAAAATTTCTCGCCTCCTGCGCGCAGCTGCTCGGCAGCGGTACCGGTTATGGTCTGGCTACACTCGTCATCAGCATTTGCTTTGGCATTTTCGCCTTCACCTGCCTGCTGGGCTTCCTGTCCTTCTCCGAAATCTGCGCCCGGCAAATTTCCCATAACAAGATGTTCATTGCCTCCGTCCGTCTGGTAAATTTGACGGTACTGGCCTTCGGCATGGTCACCAACATTGCCGGCTTTGACCTCAGCGCCCTCTGGAACCTCAGCGACTTTGCCAACATCGTCATGGTCTGCTGCAACCTGCCGCTGCTCTATCTGGGCTTTGGCCAAGTAAAAAAGGCCTTCGCGAATTTCGAAGACAACAATGAAGAATTCAATTCCGAAACATTCGGTACGCCTGTACCGGTTTGGGATGAATGTACCGCTTCATCAGCTTTCCACGTAATAAAGGATGCCCAAAGTTAA